One Cucurbita pepo subsp. pepo cultivar mu-cu-16 chromosome LG20, ASM280686v2, whole genome shotgun sequence genomic window carries:
- the LOC111783113 gene encoding CASP-like protein 5A2 produces MNVSHATVHPAEDPPTTDGANAPMVRMKDMEGMPGTRGGLALRFFQFLFAAAALVVMATTSDFPSVTAFCYLVAAAGLQSLWSLFLAFIDIYALLVKRSLQNCRIVSLFTIGDGITSTLTFAAACASAGITVLIDNDIGSCSENHCVQFETATAMAFISWFTALPSFFMNFWSLASR; encoded by the exons ATGAATGTGAGCCATGCGACGGTTCACCCGGCCGAAGATCCCCCTACTACCGACGGCGCGAATGCGCCCATGGTCAGGATGAAGGACATGGAAGGAATGCCCGGCACCCGCGGAGGACTCGCTTTGCGATTCTTTCAGTTTCTCTTTGCGGCGGCGGCGCTGGTTGTCATGGCTACTACCAGCGATTTCCCTTCTGTTACTGCCTTTTG CTATCTTGTTGCAGCAGCTGGTTTGCAGAGTTTGTGGAGCCTCTTTTTGGCCTTCATTGATATATATGCTCTATTAGTGAAGAGATCCTTACAGAATTGCAGGATAGTCAGCTTATTCACTATTGGTGATGGT ATCACCTCTACCCTCACGTTCGCTGCAGCTTGTGCTTCTGCAGGCATCACCGTTCTTATAGACAACGATATCGGTAGCTGCAGCGAGAACCACTGTGTACAGTTTGAAACTGCAACGGCCATGGCATTTATTAGCTGGTTTACTGCATTGCCTTCGTTCTTCATGAACTTCTGGTCTCTTGCATCCCGATGA